The DNA sequence GGGAGGCAAAATCCCGTCGACAACTAGGGTTTGCAAGAAAacgtaaaaaaatgaagtaggCGAAATCTcagatgatttttttattgatttaagcGTCTTTTTATAATCTAAGGACCCggaacaataaataaattgcttGTTGACGCAATCACTTATAAATTGCTCGACTCAAAAgttcataaataataataataaaagctaaacaataattaataaaacaaaacaaagaaaccaaaaatattactaaaataatctattcTCCTTGACGCATTATTTGGAGACAAAGTCACCAAATCTCACCGGCGGCCTCGTCCTTCTTCTCGGCTTCCCTTGCTTGTTCGCCACTCTTGGCAAAGGTCTTCCACGTTCCACCGTTTCATAATTCACCTCCGTAGCTTGCTGCTTCTCTacctcctcttcctccataGTCGCTCGGTGTTGTTCTGTCTGGACTGGAGGAACAACCGTATCATTCGCCCTGAGAGGATAGTTATCTCCCGATAATTTGGTCGAGATAACAACCTCGCCTAGGTTGTCCGGGTTGGCTGTCGGTTTTGGAGGTGGAGTTGGGGAGTTCTGTATGCTCTGCAGGATGAATTCTGCAAAATCATCCGAGAAGTTCATAATTGAGCTATGGGTTTGCTTCTGTTCCTATGAATCTGACATTGTGGTGTTTGGTTTGATGCAAGTTTTCTACCTCTTGGTCGAAAAGTTTGAGATTGGTATGtttggatgatgatgatataaAATTCCAAGTCCCTATTTAACCTGCTCTGGtatcattttgattgatgataGCCGAGAGAGGGAAGACACAATAATAGATATGATTGGGGAATTTTTCAGTGTTTATTACCCACTTTTGGAGGCAGCCTCGTTACGTAGAAGGTTATATCAATTTACTGTTTTCcctaattttatgatttgtttACATTCCAACAGTTTTTTGCCggaaatttatgaaaatggTTTGGGCTCAAAAAAACACGATCAGTCAAAGTTTTTGCCTTTTAATACTTCTTTCaaagttaatgaaaaataCCAGATTTCGCGTAAGTTAATGGTTGTAAGGACCAAAATTCCTTAaaacaatcaattttttttttgtttttatacatttgaaccgaaccaaacaaaagataaaaatttgccaaattttgaattgaacCAATccgaaaacaaaaacataatgaattgaattttaaatttcgatTTGGTTCAGATTGAATATTCAGTTTTCGATTCTTTTGCTCAATCCTAGTGTGaagtgtgtagtgtgtgcagCGTGTGTAGCCAGTGGTGGAGCTACGCTGGACCAGACCCCAACCATTTTAACTCTAcctatatataatactcccttcgtcccacttaaaatgaacgATTTCCCTTTCGGGATGTTCTATTCTAAATGAcgcatttaaaaaaataggaacattcatctttctacttttttcttctcttttactttattatctccaattaactcacaaaacaaaattatataaaatctgGCGGCAGAAAAGAAATGCTCCACTTAGAGtaggatggagagagtatatgCATACAATAATGTTCTAATGGATATCTAGCTCGGTTCGTTTTTTCCATCTGTTTGCCTTCTAAAGGATACCAAGTTCGAACCTCCTTGGGTGCAGAATTTGTagcttttatatatatatcccttatatgttatactccctccgtccataaaaaatagacaaggTTATGTATGGTATGgatttcaaatatttctatttttcaaatacaaaggtagtagtatatagtagtatcaGTCTATCAttgttttctttcattttcaaatttctccCTTCATGCCTAGAAGGAATCAGGGTACCCCTGTTAATGTTAAGGTATTTCCACCAGAAGCAAAGGACAGTATCATGGGAGCccaaattgattttgatggaaatttatatttggagGCAGCTAGGGCCCTGGAGCATATTGACCGAAAAGTACTACTTGGGTGTGGCTCGTGGCAAAAAATTGCATGTCGTCGACTATTTGATGGCTCTGTGTATTGCCCTCCCTCTGTATATCATGTTATCGAGAACGAGTTTCACCATTTCCTCAGAAGCCTTGGGCGTGATCCGCGTTATCatagttttatactatttgACTCCCAATCATTTGCTCATCGTTATCATAATTTGCTGGGTGAATTTATGTTggtttttttatactataaagaTGGGGATCATCTAAGGAGCTCAAGTCACAAATACTATCATAACCAAATTACTACACATATTGATCTAACCTTATAAACATGAAGAATAACACAGTAAAGTTGGGAACAGAAAATAGAATATGctactaattaattaccaGTTTGTGTTCTTTAAAGTGAAgcattattgaaatttgatacCATAGACGTGAGGAGAGACGGCACATGACCTTTGAAAAAAGGAATTCTATTTTGGGGTAAAAAGGTTTGCAAAAGCTATGATCAGATGGAGTTGGTCAAGAGAAACATCATCATCAAGTGAGGCACTGTTGcgttctattttttttccctcgAAGCATACTTCTTTCCAAGTTTCTTGCaccaataattaaacaaatcaGTTTCAGATATCAAACCATGTCTATATCTTAAATGAATCCATGGTCCTACATTCGAATTtcatatgagaaaaaaattgcGATTTCTGAGTCCATACAAAGTTCCAGTAAATTTGGACATGTTAACAacaaattcatgatttttagttatattttcaattattttatattttgatcaaCCTACATATGTGTGTAATTTTCAAACTACAAGTATTCTACATTAATATGGGaggaataaataatttgttgaaaaaatgattgtgAGCGGTCATTGATAAATATAGCATACAGcataaaataaagatgaaaCGGAATATGCTCAATTTTTGTCTATTTGAAAAtgtagaagaaaaagtagaaaggaGCAAATTTATTCCTTGATtgtaataattttcaattgttctattttttgtagtgggCCTATTGACATCAACGGGCTGGGTCCGATTTGCACGTGGTCTAACTTTATCAAAGTAGATGGCCCAATTTTCCCAATCCTTTTGCTTGTCACGAATtaacaagtttttttttttctgatattAGTACTTAAAAGTTATACTACGAATTAACACTTTAAAAGTcgaatttgttttataaaatttaatgagtTTGGTATGCCTTTGTTGTGGGATTCACTATTTAACAATTTTCATTACCACGTGAGATGCTTACTAAGTTTTCATGTTTAGATTActagaaatattttaatatcatagttttttaatatagactgaaaaaaattgaatacaatcaacttgaaattaatgattaaattGAAGTTccaaatataatttatgtagAAGAATAATGTAATTTAAGTGATTAGATTCTAGATTTATTTCTTATACACTTTGATTCCATGAGATCGAACTATTGttgaatgatttattttaagtttatgttatgtaattttggaaAAACAAATTGCAATGTATTTTTGGACCATACAtctttaaaagttaaaaatacattgatgaatttttattattagctTTTAGCCCGAATTAATCATTGGTACAAAATTCAcagtataataaaatttcaactaGATTAGTCCACAACAGAAGTAAGACTAACCTGAAATTTGATAAACTGACCCGGGTGATGACCCTATAGTGAAttgttaaattactaattaatctgGTAAATTTAGCTATTAGTCGGGTATACTAGATACCTGCCAATTAGCAACCACAGTACTcgattttaataataaaatactactatatatagtCTCTCACCTtatctttcttctttatttccttttctactttatttttttcacataacttatttaaaacaatttttttcagatatataaaaaaaattctactaCAAAAGGACGAATGGAGTGATTTTTATAGATAATGTGTATTAGATTTTTTAGAGACGATTACTTCCTTCATCCGCTAAATTCTAGTAacttattttgccattttcagATGTACGGAGTATGTCATTTTAAGATAtgtttacctttttttttcatttatagtaaataaatttcatatttcactatATTATTACTTCTTATATTCTGACTTCTAATACAACTATATACTTTCCCGTCACTTAATAATAGAAACTCTTtcgttttttgtttgtttcctaaaaatagaaagttttttattttaagaaaatttttttctctaatgaggtgggactcattttctattaacccattttttctttatctctctattaCTTCACcaatttaacattaaaatccatgctatttttgaaatttctatttttaataacaaaGAGAATAGTACAAAAGTGAGATGTAGaattcactaatttattttataaaattacataccAGTTAAAACGTGTCTCTATACTAATATGGAAGAAGTcatttgcaatttttattttaaaagagaCTAGTACTTAACCATTTATTGTGCTACATCACAAATTCAACATGGTTGCTTAACCAAATGCAATCAAATATTCATCATATTGCTCTGACCAATTTTTACatgatatttcatttatctgaatttcattatcaatacataataatcttataaaaatagtactccctccctccgtcctaaagTAAGATTCctaatttaccattttggtccattttataataagaggcatattttaattttatcataaatgatgATAATTATGTTCTACATCCTGCtaatttattctattcatatttttattataaacctGTGTGAAACTcattttcactaacttttttttattttttttatttcttaaaatacgtatcataataaataataaaataagaggaaGGTTagattacaatttttttaatgcgATAAAAGAAACGGACCAATCTTTGTCGTGTCGGCGCCGCATGCATAACAGCATAAGCATTTAAGtctccaaattttttttaaaaataagtaagaaGAAGTTAAGTAGTTAACTATAATCATAAATCAATACTAAAGCATAAACAGTTTAGTCATTCCTGCTGATGAACAATAACTAAACAGAACAACTTTTCCCACTGTTTTTCCACATTCATTCCCATCCCATTTCATGCGGATTTCTGCCGATTCAAATTCGTCAAACAAATTCGACTCACAGGAGCTCTCGAAGTAGCTAAATTTCCACCCTAACCTCCAAATTCCCACCCTTTCTCTCTCCCCCATCGCAATCGCATATTCtcagaaggaaagaagaaactTCGCGAACTTGCTAGCGAAGTAAAGAATGAATTTTTATGCAGTAAAACTTGAGGTTTTAGGGTTCTCTCAGATTTTCTCGACGCCTCAATTTAGTTGTATGCTGATTTAAttctcttccttttcttccccatttgggtttttttttgtcttcttcttcttgtgaTTATGTGtgattcttgaaatccttGCTCCAGCTCATTTTTGGATGGATTATCAGTGTTGTTACTACTTTCgttgttggttgatttgagGGGCCTATCTGAGTTGATTTGAGCATTTTTCTGAAGTGGGGTTATGAATTTGGATAAGGTTTGAGGCAGGGGGAAATATCAAATATGGCTAGTCCTAGTCCTAGGAGGAAAGGGATTCGGTTTAGTAGATTGTATTCATTTTCTTGTGTAAAATCAGCTTTTGGAGATGAACACAGTCAAATTGGGCTTAAGGGCTACTCAAGAGTGGTGTATTGTAACGATCCTGATAATCCGGAGCAGACTAAGCTTAGGTATCCGAGTAACTATGTTTCGACTACCAAGTACACCGCGTTGAATTTCATTCCAAAGTCGTTGTTTGAGCAGTTTAGGAGGGTTGCCAACATATATTTTCTTGTGGTGGCTTGTGTGTCCTATAGTCCTCTGGCTCCGTACTCTGCTTATAGCGTGCTTCTGCCGTTGCTCTTGGTGATCGGAGCCACCATTGTTAAGGAAGCCATTGAAGATTGGAGGCGTATGAAGCAGGTTTATACTCTTATTGCTTTTCTCCTTTAAGTTGCTTTTGGTTTGTTCTTTCCTaatgatattgttttgtttgtatCCTATTGTTCGCTTCTCGTTTTAGATGGAAGAGCTTCCTCGTATGTTAAACTTGTGTTGTTTTATGTGGAATGTGTGAGGTTGTGTAGTAGAAGATTTATGTGCAAATTGGGCAGTGTAGCCTCAATCGGGAAAGTAATTGGTAAAGTTGGAATGTTGGttgaatttccttttttgatgGTGATGTAAAATGTTATAAGTGTTTGGAGAAGGTTAGATTAGACCAGAGCTTGTGAAGAGAAAATCAGgcaaatgttttaaaaatcgttTGAAGGGATAAAAATCTCGATGTTTCGCAGAAATACTCCATAGTTTGGACTACTTTTGCAATTGAGAAGCTTTGTTTTGATAGACCAGGCTATGACATTTAgaatcttttttcaccaaccaTAATGTGCTGAATTTTAGTGTCTCCATTAGCCATGTGAAAGCGACTCATTGAACTTGCAAAATTCgtactttatttaaaaacataaaaaagtgATGCTATATAACATTGCATTTTGTGCATTTTATTGGAAATAGAGGTTATTTTTCTTCAACGGGTGTATTACTCTTGCTTACTTTGTCACTTTTGAGATATACCTTGAACCTAACAGACTATTTTCAGGATATAGAGGCCAATAATCGTAAAGTTAAAGTCTATGATAGAGATCACGGATTCCAAATTGCGAGGTGGAAAAGGTTAAGAGTTGGTGATCTCGTAAAAGTTCACAAGGATGAACAATTTCCTGCAGATTTGCTGCTTCTCTCTTCGACTTACGATGATGGGATTTGTTATGTCGAAACTACAAATTTAGACGGGGAGACTAATCTAAAGGTGAAGCACGCGTTGGATATTACATGCACCATGCACGAGGATGATTCCTTCGAGCACTTTAAAGCCGTTATCAAGTGTGAGGACCCGAATGAGGATCTTTATTCCTTTGTCGGAACACTTTTTTACAACGGTGAGCAGTATCCCGTCTCTCTGCAACAGCTTCTTCTAAGAGATTCTAAATTGCGAAACACTGAGTACGTGTATGGTGTGGTTGTTTTCACTGATCATGATACAAAAGTTATGAAGAATACTGTGGAGCCTCCTTCGAAAAGGAGTAAGATTGAGAGAAAGATGGATAAAATTGTGTATGTTCTTTTCAGTCTGTTAGTGTTCGTATCTCTCATTGGGTCGTTCTTCTTTGGAATCACGACGGAGAACGACATAGATGATGATGGGGAGATGACGAGGTGGTATCTTCGACCAGACCAGACGACCGTGTTTTTCGACCCAAATAGAGCGGCTGTGGCTGCGTTCCTACATTTCCTAACCGGGCTTATATTGTATGGGTATTTGATACCGATATCCCTATACGTATCTATCGAGATAGTCAAAGTTTTGCAAGTTATATTTATCAATCAGGATACGGATATGTATCATGAGGAAACGGATCGACCAGCTAGTGCAAAGACATCGAATTTGAACGAGGAGCTTGGTCTGGTGGATACCATATTCACCGACAAGACTGGTACACTGACCTGCAACTCCATGGAGTTCGTCAAATGCTCGATAGCTGGAGTCGCGTATGGCCGGGGTTTGACGGAAGTGGAGAGGGCCCTTGCAAAGAGAAGAGGGGGTGCACTTGACGACTCTGAAGTCACTTCATCTGCTAGCACGCAGAGTGACGACGGCATGGCACCTGGAAAATCGGTTAAAGGCTTTAACTTTCACGATGATCGGGTCATGAACGGTCAGTGGGTGAATGAGCCTCATGCTGATATGATCCAGAAGTTCTTTCGAGTTCTGGCACTGTGCCATACAGCCATCCCTGAGGTTGATGAGGATGCAAACGAAATTTTGTATGAAGCTGAGTCGCCAGATGAAGCTGCTTTCGTCATTGCTGCTAGGGAGCTTGGCTTCGAGATGTATGAAAGATCACAGTCACACATCTCTTTGCGTGAATTGGATCACGAGAGCCACCAAAAAATCGACAGGTACAATCTTTTCATATCTTCATGCTACATATCTCGTGTTATCCTTATTTTAGTGGTGTTACTTTTACAGGCCATACGAGCTTCTACACATATTGGAGTTTAGTAGTAGTCGGAGAAGGATGTCCGTGATTGTAAGAAATGTCGAAAACCAGTTGCTGCTTCTGTCCAAGGGTTCCGACAGGTGAATTTCTCTTATCCAGTAGAAGTGTCTTCTTGTTTTGACACGAACCTTGACTTTCTTTCCTTGCCTCTGCATTCCGTGCTTCTGTGCAGTGTAATGCTCGAAAGGCTTTCCAAAAAATCTCAAGATTTTGTAGATTCAACAATGGATCATGTAAAAAGATATGCTGAAGCAGGGTTACGAACTCTAGTACTTGCATACCATGAGCTTAGCAAAGAGGAGTtcagttcg is a window from the Salvia hispanica cultivar TCC Black 2014 chromosome 1, UniMelb_Shisp_WGS_1.0, whole genome shotgun sequence genome containing:
- the LOC125200704 gene encoding probable phospholipid-transporting ATPase 8, whose product is MASPSPRRKGIRFSRLYSFSCVKSAFGDEHSQIGLKGYSRVVYCNDPDNPEQTKLRYPSNYVSTTKYTALNFIPKSLFEQFRRVANIYFLVVACVSYSPLAPYSAYSVLLPLLLVIGATIVKEAIEDWRRMKQDIEANNRKVKVYDRDHGFQIARWKRLRVGDLVKVHKDEQFPADLLLLSSTYDDGICYVETTNLDGETNLKVKHALDITCTMHEDDSFEHFKAVIKCEDPNEDLYSFVGTLFYNGEQYPVSLQQLLLRDSKLRNTEYVYGVVVFTDHDTKVMKNTVEPPSKRSKIERKMDKIVYVLFSLLVFVSLIGSFFFGITTENDIDDDGEMTRWYLRPDQTTVFFDPNRAAVAAFLHFLTGLILYGYLIPISLYVSIEIVKVLQVIFINQDTDMYHEETDRPASAKTSNLNEELGLVDTIFTDKTGTLTCNSMEFVKCSIAGVAYGRGLTEVERALAKRRGGALDDSEVTSSASTQSDDGMAPGKSVKGFNFHDDRVMNGQWVNEPHADMIQKFFRVLALCHTAIPEVDEDANEILYEAESPDEAAFVIAARELGFEMYERSQSHISLRELDHESHQKIDRPYELLHILEFSSSRRRMSVIVRNVENQLLLLSKGSDSVMLERLSKKSQDFVDSTMDHVKRYAEAGLRTLVLAYHELSKEEFSSWEKEFLDAKATVGADRDALIEAAADKIERDLILLGATAVEDKLQIGVPECIEKLENAGIKIWVITGDKMETAINIGYACSLLREDMEQIVITLDYPEIIELEKKGDKEAVAKASRESVANQIRQGTLLLSSYEGRSIYPALIIDGKSLSFVLSQNLEGSFLHLAVSCASVICCRSTPKQKALVTRLVKKGTGRTTLAIGDGANDVGMLQEADIGVGISGVEGMQAAMSSDFAIAQFRFLERLLLVHGHWCYRRISMMVCYFFYKNIAFGFTLFWFEAYASFSGQPAYNDWYMSCYNVFFTSLPVIALGVFDQDVSPQLCLKNPELYKEGIRNILFSWPRILGWMLNGIICSVVVFFFTTSSAAHQAFRGDGRVVDYEVLGVYMYSCVVCTVNCQMALSINYFTWMQHFVIWGSIAFWYAFLLIYGAFPPLFSTTAYQVFVEACGPSPFFWLGTMLVVVLCLLPYLLYRTVQTEFFPMPHDIIQKWQRETSDGRSGKVREKDTLLSK